A window of Zingiber officinale cultivar Zhangliang chromosome 5A, Zo_v1.1, whole genome shotgun sequence contains these coding sequences:
- the LOC121980654 gene encoding mitochondrial import inner membrane translocase subunit TIM14-1-like isoform X2, whose amino-acid sequence MATPFLAGLAVAAAALAGRRGIQAWHAYKASPAVPRMRKFYEGGFQPVMTRREAALILGVRESVPPDKVKEAHKRVMVANHPDAGGSHYLASKINEAKDILLGKTKGGGSAF is encoded by the exons ATG GCTACACCTTTTCTAGCAGGACTTGCAGTTGCTGCAGCTGCTCTCGCTGGTAGGCGTGGTATCCAGGCTTGGCATGCATACAAGGCAAGCCCAGCCGTTCCTCGGATGCGCAAGTTTTATGAAGGTGGGTTCCAGCCTGTTATGACTAGAAGGGAAGCTGCTCTTATCCTTGGGGTCAG AGAAAGTGTTCCTCCAGACAAAGTAAAAGAAGCTCACAAAAGGGTGATGGTTGCCAATCATCCTGATGCAGGGGGAAGCCACTATCTTGCCTCAAAAATTAATGAAGCAAAAGACATTCTACTTGGGAAGACCAAAGGTGGTGGATCTGCATTTTGA
- the LOC121980657 gene encoding uncharacterized protein At4g14100-like — protein MIRSHSLLVLLVSSLAATASTAAENAGGSDPTPSPWPLQFHAVLFMNYSGALSLIDLWYDWPRGRNFNIIRDQLDGPPFYDLEWNNGTSFFYTLDSPCSCRSVQLEVGILRPNWLDGATYLGQKTVDGFLCNVWTKVDFIWYYEDVVTKRPVQWVFYTGRTAHVMVYEEGAVLEDANWQAPEYCFQKGKKQQPEYRSIVSEIADLKRTSRVLRGL, from the exons ATGATTAGATCTCACTCTCTCCTCGTCCTCCTCGTCTCATCCCTCGCCGCTACCGCCTCTACGGCAGCGGAAAATGCCGGCGGCAGCGATCCGACGCCCTCTCCGTGGCCGCTCCAGTTTCACGCTGTCCTCTTCATGAACTACAGCGGCGCCCTGTCGCTGATCGACCTCTGGTACGACTGGCCCCGTGGCCGCAACTTCAACATCATCCGCGACCAGCTCGATGGCCCTCCATTCTACGACCTCGAGTGGAACAACGGCACATCCTTCTTCTACACCCTCGATTCCCCCTGCTCCTGCCGCTCCGTTCAGCTCGAGGTCGGCATCCTCCGCCCTAACTGGCTCGACGGTGCCACCTATCttggccagaagaccgtcgatgGATTCCTCTGCAACGTGTGGACCAAGGTCGACTTCATCTGGTACTACGAGGACGTCGTCACCAAGCGCCCCGTCCAATGGGTCTTCTATACTG GAAGGACAGCTCATGTGATGGTATATGAGGAGGGTGCAGTTCTTGAGGATGCAAATTGGCAGGCGCCGGAATATTGCTTTCAGAAAGGGAAGAAACAGCAACCAGAGTATCGATCTATTGTATCTGAGATAGCGGACCTTAAGAGAACTTCAAGGGTTCTCCGAGGGCTCTAA
- the LOC121980654 gene encoding mitochondrial import inner membrane translocase subunit TIM14-1-like isoform X1, protein MQATPFLAGLAVAAAALAGRRGIQAWHAYKASPAVPRMRKFYEGGFQPVMTRREAALILGVRESVPPDKVKEAHKRVMVANHPDAGGSHYLASKINEAKDILLGKTKGGGSAF, encoded by the exons ATGCAGGCTACACCTTTTCTAGCAGGACTTGCAGTTGCTGCAGCTGCTCTCGCTGGTAGGCGTGGTATCCAGGCTTGGCATGCATACAAGGCAAGCCCAGCCGTTCCTCGGATGCGCAAGTTTTATGAAGGTGGGTTCCAGCCTGTTATGACTAGAAGGGAAGCTGCTCTTATCCTTGGGGTCAG AGAAAGTGTTCCTCCAGACAAAGTAAAAGAAGCTCACAAAAGGGTGATGGTTGCCAATCATCCTGATGCAGGGGGAAGCCACTATCTTGCCTCAAAAATTAATGAAGCAAAAGACATTCTACTTGGGAAGACCAAAGGTGGTGGATCTGCATTTTGA
- the LOC121980655 gene encoding protein IQ-DOMAIN 3-like, with the protein MSRGKMKWFSSLRKALIPQCCKRDYGKGNCKSNDFGLLGSQDMESCIQNSTSLPPPIAIKEDKLMAKESEQSSRGRAYTAALATAIAAEAAGAAIRAAAEVIRITTSMTKSSTKLTKENAAIRIQSAFRGHQARASFQASRGLDRLRRVVDGIAAKSQTTKTLYSLQTMSRVQMQLPPRYRLEEIHIPQQQKCEKENDKKKIGEGWDHGSQSKEQAEAKQLNRKEAASKRERALAYAFSHQWRSSSKSTVPAMNLNRGGKFVVQEASNPQLGWSWLARLMAGKPWEKKQNGSFKTPSCVGGARPAAIAAKHGSDSGSSSPAVPLSPTSSAASSRKDSLSSRRNSQCSPRAKVSARLRRHSVAGLPSVTDRNGLGRSLVELNKNHVASTQAAKTGSRLFPTVKEQPAARIRRLSLNK; encoded by the exons ATGTCGAGAGGCAAAATGAAATGGTTCAGTTCTTTGAGGAAGGCACTAATCCCCCAGTGCTGTAAAAGAGATTATGGGAAGGGAAATTGCAAGTCCAATGATTTTGGCCTCCTTGGTTCACAGGATATGGAGAGTTGTATTCAGAATTCTACTTCACTGCCGCCACCAATTGCCATTAAGGAGGATAAGCTGATGGCTAAGGAAAGCGAACAGAGTAGCCGTGGCCGTGCCTACACAGCAGCCCTTGCCACTGCTATTGCTGCAGAGGCTGCAGGTGCTGCCATTCGGGCTGCGGCCGAGGTCATTCGCATAACCACCTCAATGACTAAGTCCTCTACTAAACTGACAAAAGAGAATGCTGCCATTAGAATCCAGAGTGCATTCAGAGGTCACCAG GCAAGGGCTTCTTTCCAAGCTTCAAGAGGACTGGACAGGCTGAGGAGAGTTGTGGATGGGATCGCCGCCAAGTCGCAAACAACAAAAACCTTGTACTCCTTGCAGACTATGTCGAGAGTGCAGATGCAACTTCCTCCGAGGTACAGACTGGAGGAGATCCACATTCCTCAGCAGCAGAAATGCGAAAAGGAAAACGACAAGAAAAAG ATAGGAGAGGGGTGGGATCATGGTTCTCAGTCCAAAGAACAAGCTGAAGCAAAACAATTGAACAGGAAAGAAGCTGCTTCAAAAAGAGAGAGGGCTTTAGCTTATGCATTTTCTCATCAG TGGCGGAGCTCGTCCAAATCTACAGTCCCAGCAATGAACCTCAACAGAGGTGGCAAGTTCGTTGTCCAAGAGGCCAGCAATCCCCAGTTGGGATGGAGCTGGTTGGCGCGCTTGATGGCAGGAAAACCATGGGAAAAAAAGCAAAACGGCTCCTTTAAAACTCCCAGCTGTGTTGGTGGAGCACGACCGGCTGCCATTGCCGCCAAACACGGCAGTGACTCTGGCTCTAGCTCGCCTGCAGTGCCACTCTCGCCGACGTCCTCGGCCGCGAGCAGCAGGAAAGATTCATTGAGCTCGAGACGCAACAGCCAATGCTCACCTAGAGCCAAGGTGAGCGCGCGGTTGAGGCGACACAGCGTCGCAGGGCTGCCGTCGGTGACAGACAGGAACGGGCTCGGCCGATCCCTGGTGGAACTGAATAAGAACCACGTGGCATCCACGCAGGCCGCCAAGACAGGCTCCCGACTGTTTCCAACGGTGAAGGAGCAACCGGCAGCTAGGATCCGGCGGCTGTCGTTGAACAAATGA
- the LOC121980656 gene encoding dof zinc finger protein DOF4.6-like: MEIPTANARHNGQEANMGGYELEGMLDLLQEQQPEARKLLRPRPEQALKCPRCASTNTKFCYYNNYSLSQPRYFCKGCRRYWTQGGSLRNVPVGGGCRKNKRCSGSSSFSSKMTKTQPPPPPPPQQDHHAPLPLLSSDLTLAFTHSFLDPMPSLPTSCTNHGFVDLMSNELYHYGGFGSSSSNGNNTNVSGEGVEGAERQVLLPWHELQGVESSVQVSAPPSWHGLINGSLMAGARVNDMTSSALGEYHYAFF, translated from the exons ATGGAAATTCCTACTGCTAATGCTCGACACAACGGCCAG GAGGCCAATATGGGTGGGTATGAGTTGGAAGGGATGCTTGATCTACTCCAAGAACAGCAGCCGGAGGCGAGGAAGCTGCTCCGGCCGAGGCCGGAGCAGGCCCTGAAGTGCCCGCGCTGCGCCTCCACCAACACCAAGTTCTGCTACTACAACAATTACAGTCTCTCGCAGCCGCGCTACTTCTGCAAGGGCTGCCGGAGGTACTGGACGCAGGGAGGCTCCCTGCGGAACGTCCCGGTGGGAGGAGGGTGCAGGAAGAATAAGAGATGCTCTGGTTCCAGCTCCTTCTCTTCCAAGATGACGAAGACACAGCCGCCACCGCCGCCGCCACCGCAACAAGATCACCATGCACCGCTGCCGCTGCTTTCGAGCGACCTCACCTTGGCCTTCACCCACAGCTTCCTAGATCCGATGCCGTCTCTCCCAACCAGCTGCACCAACCACGGCTTCGTTGACCTAATGAGCAATGAGCTCTATCACTACGGCGGCTttggcagcagcagcagcaacggCAATAATACCAACGTGAGTGGGGAGGGTGTGGAGGGAGCCGAGAGGCAAGTGCTCCTCCCGTGGCATGAGCTGCAGGGAGTGGAGTCTTCTGTGCAGGTTAGTGCTCCTCCTTCTTGGCATGGGCTCATCAATGGCTCCTTGATGGCAGGAGCAAGGGTCAACGACATGACATCGAGTGCTCTCGGAGAATATCACTATGCTTTCTTCTGA